The proteins below come from a single Kitasatospora sp. NBC_00315 genomic window:
- a CDS encoding VOC family protein, giving the protein MSDLPSEQNADGFARLAMVTIDCADPTALAAFYGALLGWEPRHVDDHFAILDNPEGGTPLAFGRVAGYAPPPPGNPDGSKHFHLDFYVDDLTGATERAIALGAAEPAYQHGRQLKVLIDPAGHPFGLAPLDR; this is encoded by the coding sequence ATGTCCGACCTCCCGTCCGAGCAGAACGCCGACGGCTTCGCCCGCCTCGCCATGGTCACCATCGACTGCGCCGACCCGACCGCGCTGGCCGCCTTCTACGGCGCGCTGCTCGGCTGGGAGCCCCGGCACGTCGACGACCACTTCGCGATCCTGGACAACCCCGAGGGCGGCACCCCGCTGGCCTTCGGCCGGGTCGCCGGGTACGCGCCCCCGCCGCCCGGCAACCCGGACGGCAGCAAGCACTTCCACCTGGACTTCTACGTCGACGACCTGACGGGAGCCACCGAGCGGGCGATCGCACTGGGCGCGGCCGAGCCGGCCTACCAGCACGGCCGGCAGCTGAAGGTACTGATCGATCCGGCCGGGCACCCCTTCGGTCTCGCCCCGCTGGACCGGTGA
- a CDS encoding MHYT domain-containing protein yields MGEIHHAVHGWLTPAISYFTACLGAYVALRGTRWALLSTGRTKANWLMFASTSLGAGIWSMHFIAMLGFAVSGVQIRYNVLLTIISLVVAIVVVGVGIFIVGYSRNAVGALVAGGVATGLGVAAMHYLGMAAVELPGHVMYNHVTVGASVVIAVLAATAALWAALNIKGTLAVLAAAPVMGVAVCAMHYTGMAAVSVDITESSTPPGGVQALQFIFPLAVGLGCYVFFGSLAFAAAPTTPQSVRPGGLPRTARTGASPADTGRVLADQPIVIGPAPRLVPRQRATAHR; encoded by the coding sequence TTGGGTGAGATCCACCATGCCGTCCACGGCTGGTTGACACCGGCAATCTCGTACTTCACGGCCTGTCTGGGGGCCTACGTCGCACTGCGCGGCACCCGTTGGGCACTGCTCTCCACGGGCCGCACCAAGGCCAACTGGCTGATGTTCGCCTCGACCTCCCTGGGCGCGGGCATCTGGTCCATGCACTTCATCGCGATGCTCGGCTTCGCCGTCTCCGGGGTCCAGATCCGCTACAACGTGCTGCTCACGATCATCAGCCTGGTGGTCGCGATCGTGGTCGTCGGCGTCGGCATCTTCATCGTCGGCTACAGCCGGAACGCCGTCGGGGCCCTGGTCGCCGGCGGGGTGGCCACCGGCCTGGGCGTGGCCGCGATGCACTACCTGGGCATGGCGGCCGTCGAACTGCCCGGCCACGTCATGTACAACCACGTGACGGTGGGGGCGTCCGTGGTCATCGCGGTTCTGGCGGCGACGGCCGCGCTGTGGGCCGCGCTGAACATCAAGGGCACCCTCGCGGTGCTGGCGGCGGCCCCGGTGATGGGCGTCGCGGTCTGCGCGATGCACTACACCGGCATGGCGGCGGTCTCCGTCGACATCACCGAGAGCTCCACCCCTCCCGGCGGGGTGCAGGCCCTGCAGTTCATCTTCCCGCTCGCGGTCGGCCTGGGCTGCTACGTGTTCTTCGGCTCGCTGGCCTTCGCCGCGGCGCCGACCACGCCGCAGTCCGTCCGCCCGGGCGGCCTGCCCCGGACGGCCCGCACCGGCGCGTCCCCCGCCGACACCGGCCGGGTGCTCGCCGACCAGCCCATCGTGATCGGGCCCGCCCCGCGCCTGGTACCGCGTCAGCGCGCCACCGCGCACCGCTGA
- a CDS encoding hydrogenase maturation protein: protein MRILLIASAFNSLTQRVHTELRERGHTVAVELALGDEPVRAAVNRTDPELVICPMLTRAIPEDVWSTRTVLIVHPGPKGDRGPSSLDWAIHEDAERWGVTVLQAVQEMDAGPIWASVDFTVERCGKSELYRSEVADAAVDAVLSAVQRYEGRLFTPEPLDYAAPDVRGSLRPYHTQEFRRIDWAEDDTATVLRKLRSADSQPGVLDELYGREYFLHGGHPEDRLRGATPGAVIATRDGAICRATVDGAVWIPQLRPRRTPGGPATFKLPAATVLREHLTVREVPLSPARAAGSPTWSEIRYRESDGVGYLEFAFPSGAMSTDQCRRLLAAYQEAVDRPTSVLVLGPPRDFFSNGIHLNVIEAAPFPALESWDNINAMDDLVEAILTTTDKLTVSALAGNAAAGGLMLAIAADEVWCRDSAVLNPHYRLMGLHGSEYWTYTLPRRVGAEQAERLTSAALPVGTAEAQRLGLVDRTQGGSAAEFRRWVSREAARLAGSAELTGRLVEKKRRRAEDEETRPLAEYRAEELRQMHRNFYGAGEPYHELRRAFVHKVCPVRTPEHLTVPAGPYA, encoded by the coding sequence TTGCGCATTCTTCTGATCGCCAGCGCGTTCAACAGCCTCACCCAGCGCGTCCACACCGAACTGCGGGAGCGAGGCCACACGGTGGCCGTCGAGCTGGCGCTCGGGGACGAGCCGGTACGGGCCGCCGTGAACCGGACGGACCCCGAACTCGTCATCTGTCCGATGCTCACCCGGGCGATACCCGAGGACGTCTGGTCGACCCGGACCGTCCTGATCGTCCATCCCGGCCCCAAGGGCGACCGGGGCCCGTCCTCGCTGGACTGGGCGATCCACGAGGACGCCGAGCGGTGGGGCGTCACCGTCCTGCAGGCCGTGCAGGAGATGGACGCCGGTCCGATCTGGGCGTCCGTGGACTTCACCGTCGAGCGCTGCGGCAAGAGCGAGCTGTACCGGAGCGAGGTCGCCGACGCGGCCGTCGACGCCGTACTGTCGGCCGTCCAGCGCTACGAGGGCCGGCTCTTCACCCCCGAGCCGCTGGACTACGCCGCCCCGGACGTCCGGGGCAGCCTGCGGCCGTACCACACCCAGGAGTTCCGTCGGATCGACTGGGCCGAGGACGACACCGCCACCGTGCTGCGCAAGCTGCGCTCGGCCGACTCCCAGCCCGGCGTCCTGGACGAGCTGTACGGGCGGGAGTACTTCCTGCACGGCGGCCACCCGGAGGACCGGCTGCGCGGCGCCACCCCGGGCGCGGTGATCGCCACCCGGGACGGTGCGATCTGCCGGGCCACCGTGGACGGCGCGGTGTGGATCCCCCAGCTGCGCCCGCGCCGGACCCCCGGCGGACCGGCGACCTTCAAACTGCCCGCCGCCACCGTGCTGCGCGAGCACCTCACCGTCCGCGAGGTGCCCCTGAGCCCCGCCCGGGCCGCCGGATCGCCGACCTGGTCGGAGATCCGCTACCGGGAGTCGGACGGCGTCGGATACCTCGAATTCGCCTTTCCCAGCGGCGCGATGAGCACCGACCAGTGCCGCCGTCTGCTGGCGGCCTACCAGGAGGCGGTCGACCGGCCCACCTCGGTGCTGGTGCTCGGGCCGCCCCGGGACTTCTTCTCCAACGGCATCCACCTCAACGTGATCGAGGCCGCGCCGTTCCCCGCGCTGGAGTCCTGGGACAACATCAACGCGATGGACGACCTCGTCGAGGCGATCCTCACCACCACCGACAAGCTGACGGTCTCCGCCCTGGCGGGCAACGCGGCGGCCGGTGGCCTGATGCTGGCCATCGCCGCCGACGAGGTCTGGTGCCGTGACTCGGCGGTGCTGAACCCGCACTACCGCCTGATGGGCCTGCACGGCTCCGAGTACTGGACCTACACGCTGCCTCGGCGGGTCGGTGCCGAGCAGGCCGAACGGCTCACCTCGGCCGCTCTGCCGGTCGGCACCGCCGAGGCGCAGCGGCTCGGTCTGGTCGACCGCACACAGGGCGGCAGCGCGGCGGAGTTCCGTCGGTGGGTGAGCAGGGAGGCCGCCCGGCTGGCCGGCTCCGCCGAACTCACCGGCCGGCTGGTGGAGAAGAAGCGCCGCCGGGCCGAGGACGAGGAGACCAGGCCGCTGGCGGAGTACCGCGCCGAGGAGCTGCGGCAGATGCACCGCAACTTCTACGGTGCGGGTGAGCCGTACCACGAGCTGCGACGGGCGTTCGTGCACAAGGTCTGCCCGGTACGCACCCCGGAGCACCTGACGGTGCCGGCCGGGCCGTACGCCTAG
- a CDS encoding DUF4231 domain-containing protein — protein MVQEDPPGTDEARLLPEPFRTADRASLQGQRQTLRWYRGQILMLVVAAVVSTVPGPGRRGDADVTPLFSVAAFLAAGYFWYRLRQSNPQGRWYEARAAAESVKTLAWKYTVRARPFGGGAESAEVDRGYLLQVADVLKAFEDPAVVPPGVLPEITSEMRRVRSSGLTERRTLYLRARVEGQRTWYRSRAEACESQSVSWGLATAMLIIVGGAAAVAQAVGALPVHAFGACSAAAASVIAWTQLKQLRPLASAYQLAARELENVGNQLSDLDLRTPDAEERWASLAAEAEDAVSREHTTWRARRAFPR, from the coding sequence ATGGTGCAGGAAGATCCGCCGGGGACGGACGAGGCACGACTGTTGCCGGAGCCGTTTCGGACGGCGGACCGGGCGTCGCTGCAGGGGCAACGGCAGACGCTGCGCTGGTACCGGGGACAGATTCTGATGCTGGTGGTGGCGGCGGTCGTCAGCACCGTGCCGGGGCCCGGCCGTCGAGGGGACGCCGACGTCACGCCGCTGTTCTCGGTGGCCGCGTTCCTGGCCGCGGGGTACTTCTGGTACCGCCTGCGGCAGAGCAATCCGCAGGGGCGCTGGTACGAGGCGCGGGCGGCGGCCGAGTCGGTCAAGACGCTGGCATGGAAGTACACCGTGCGGGCCAGGCCGTTCGGCGGCGGCGCGGAGTCGGCCGAGGTCGACCGGGGCTATCTGCTGCAGGTGGCCGACGTGCTGAAGGCGTTCGAGGATCCGGCGGTGGTGCCGCCGGGCGTCCTGCCCGAGATCACGTCGGAGATGCGCCGGGTGCGGTCCTCGGGGCTGACCGAGCGTCGCACGCTCTACCTGCGTGCCCGGGTGGAGGGCCAGCGGACGTGGTACCGCTCGCGGGCCGAGGCCTGCGAGTCGCAGTCGGTGTCCTGGGGGCTGGCGACCGCGATGCTGATCATCGTCGGCGGCGCGGCGGCGGTGGCCCAGGCGGTCGGCGCGCTGCCGGTGCACGCCTTCGGGGCCTGTTCGGCGGCGGCCGCCTCGGTGATCGCCTGGACCCAGCTGAAGCAGCTGCGGCCGCTGGCCTCGGCGTACCAGCTGGCCGCCCGTGAGCTGGAGAACGTCGGGAACCAGCTCTCCGACCTGGATCTGAGGACCCCGGACGCGGAGGAGCGCTGGGCCTCGCTGGCGGCCGAGGCGGAGGACGCGGTCTCCCGCGAGCACACCACCTGGCGCGCCCGGCGGGCGTTCCCGAGGTGA
- a CDS encoding MFS transporter, whose translation METRNPRRWWILVVLCLSSLVLVVDSMALTVAVPAMTADIGASAQDTQWILDSYILVFAGLLLASGSLGDRFGRRKIMIIGLLLFGAASLAASFCATPGEVVAARIAMGVGGALIMPSTLSILITVFDETERGRAMAAWGSVSMLGLVGSPVLGGVLIDHFSWHSIFFINVPVVVLAVLAGLILMPESKGPWQKPDPLGTVLSAVGMTALIWWIIEIPQHGAFGGRSAVTLVVAGAALAGFVVWENVTPAPMAPLALFRHRNFSGGSLSLTLVQIGNGGLLLVLTQYLQFVLGYSPVKAGLAFVPLAVAALVGNGAGAKLAARTGNRLLVLTGMIVMASSFVLLTTVSPDTGFTVPAVALGLLGLGAGLAMPAAVGALMGTIAAEQAGAGSALNDTIQQAGTALGIAILGSLLSSGFAREMPAGTPEQAKRSIGGALALAHGDTALVHTARAAFTASMSTTFTVSAVGVLAAALLAALVMRDGDAKAVAAPAEEAGLTA comes from the coding sequence ATGGAGACCCGCAACCCACGCCGCTGGTGGATCCTCGTCGTGCTGTGCCTCAGCTCGCTGGTCCTGGTGGTCGACAGCATGGCGCTGACCGTCGCGGTGCCGGCGATGACCGCCGACATCGGCGCGAGCGCCCAGGACACCCAGTGGATCCTGGACTCCTACATCCTGGTCTTCGCGGGGCTCCTGCTCGCCTCCGGCAGTCTCGGCGACCGGTTCGGCCGCCGGAAGATCATGATCATCGGGCTGCTGCTCTTCGGGGCGGCGTCGCTGGCGGCGAGCTTCTGCGCCACTCCCGGCGAGGTCGTCGCGGCCAGGATCGCGATGGGCGTCGGCGGTGCGCTGATCATGCCCTCGACGCTGTCGATCCTGATCACCGTCTTCGACGAGACGGAGCGCGGCAGGGCGATGGCGGCCTGGGGCTCGGTGTCGATGCTCGGGCTGGTCGGCAGCCCGGTGCTCGGCGGTGTGCTGATCGACCACTTCTCCTGGCACTCGATCTTCTTCATCAACGTCCCGGTCGTCGTGCTGGCCGTGCTGGCGGGCCTGATCCTGATGCCGGAGTCGAAGGGACCGTGGCAGAAGCCCGACCCGCTCGGCACCGTGCTCTCCGCGGTCGGCATGACCGCGTTGATCTGGTGGATCATCGAGATCCCGCAGCACGGCGCCTTCGGCGGCCGCTCGGCCGTCACCCTGGTCGTGGCGGGCGCCGCCCTCGCCGGGTTCGTGGTCTGGGAGAACGTCACCCCCGCGCCGATGGCGCCGCTGGCCCTGTTCAGGCACCGCAACTTCAGCGGCGGCTCGCTGTCGCTGACCCTCGTGCAGATCGGCAACGGCGGCCTGCTGCTGGTGCTCACCCAGTACCTGCAGTTCGTGCTCGGCTACTCGCCGGTCAAGGCGGGCCTCGCGTTCGTGCCGCTGGCCGTCGCCGCGCTGGTCGGCAACGGCGCGGGGGCCAAGCTCGCGGCCAGGACCGGCAACCGGCTCCTGGTGCTGACCGGGATGATCGTGATGGCCTCCTCCTTCGTGCTGCTGACCACCGTCTCGCCCGACACCGGCTTCACCGTCCCGGCGGTCGCCCTCGGCCTGCTCGGCCTCGGCGCGGGTCTGGCGATGCCGGCGGCGGTCGGCGCGCTGATGGGCACCATCGCGGCGGAGCAGGCGGGCGCCGGGTCCGCCCTGAACGACACCATCCAGCAGGCGGGCACCGCGCTCGGCATCGCGATCCTCGGCTCGCTCCTGTCGAGCGGCTTCGCCCGGGAGATGCCGGCCGGCACTCCCGAGCAGGCGAAGCGGTCGATCGGCGGTGCGCTGGCCCTCGCACACGGTGACACCGCCCTGGTCCACACCGCGCGGGCGGCCTTCACGGCCTCGATGTCCACCACCTTCACCGTCAGTGCGGTCGGCGTCCTCGCCGCCGCCCTGCTGGCCGCCCTGGTGATGCGCGATGGCGACGCGAAAGCCGTGGCGGCGCCGGCGGAGGAGGCCGGACTCACTGCCTGA
- a CDS encoding TetR/AcrR family transcriptional regulator yields the protein MAARTTPIPSVWARQQREADQPALSRAAIVREAVVMLDADGIEALSMRKLGARLNAGATSLYRHVATKDELMELAVDEVFGEITPPPTACPEWRDAATEAARSFRTTALRHPWLASVLGQAGLAYLGPNLMSYSERLAGLFAAIGFPEPSRAIDTVLSYVIGMSTTEAAWLTTVARSGESEVGFIARLMPAAQQAASGHEHLTSTQGATVILDPAAIRDAKFDYGLEVVLDGLEMRLKP from the coding sequence ATGGCCGCCAGGACGACCCCGATTCCGTCCGTATGGGCCCGACAGCAGCGCGAGGCGGACCAACCAGCGCTCAGCAGGGCCGCGATCGTCCGCGAGGCGGTCGTGATGCTGGACGCCGACGGCATCGAGGCGCTCAGCATGCGCAAGCTCGGGGCCCGGCTGAACGCGGGTGCGACCTCCCTCTACCGGCATGTCGCGACCAAGGACGAGCTGATGGAACTCGCGGTGGACGAGGTGTTCGGCGAGATCACCCCTCCGCCCACCGCCTGCCCCGAGTGGCGCGACGCCGCGACCGAGGCCGCCCGGTCGTTCCGTACGACGGCCCTGCGCCATCCGTGGCTGGCCTCGGTGCTCGGGCAGGCCGGCCTCGCCTACCTGGGCCCGAACCTGATGTCCTACTCCGAGCGGCTGGCCGGGCTGTTCGCGGCCATCGGCTTCCCCGAGCCGAGCCGCGCGATCGACACCGTGCTGTCCTACGTGATCGGCATGAGCACCACGGAGGCGGCCTGGCTGACGACGGTCGCCCGCTCCGGCGAGAGCGAGGTCGGCTTCATCGCCCGCCTGATGCCCGCCGCCCAGCAGGCCGCGTCCGGCCACGAGCACCTGACCTCCACACAGGGCGCGACCGTGATCCTCGACCCGGCCGCGATCCGCGACGCCAAGTTCGACTACGGGCTGGAGGTCGTCCTCGACGGCCTGGAGATGCGGCTCAAGCCCTGA
- a CDS encoding VOC family protein gives MFNAITHSQLYVLDQDEALDFYVGKLGLEVAADVDLGFMRWLAVSVPGHPERQVLLEKPGAPAMSEETAEQVRELVTKGAMGGWLILTTDDCHKTYKTLLAQGVEFTEEPTERPYGIDCGLRDPFGNRLRFTQPKG, from the coding sequence ATGTTCAACGCCATCACACACTCGCAGCTGTACGTCCTCGACCAGGACGAGGCCCTCGACTTCTACGTCGGCAAGCTCGGTCTGGAGGTCGCCGCCGACGTCGACCTGGGTTTCATGCGCTGGCTGGCCGTCAGCGTCCCCGGCCACCCGGAGCGCCAGGTCCTGCTGGAGAAGCCGGGTGCTCCGGCGATGTCGGAGGAGACGGCGGAGCAGGTCCGTGAACTGGTGACCAAGGGCGCCATGGGCGGCTGGCTCATCCTCACCACGGACGACTGCCACAAGACGTACAAGACGCTGCTCGCGCAGGGCGTCGAGTTCACCGAGGAGCCCACCGAGCGCCCGTACGGGATCGACTGCGGCCTTCGCGACCCCTTCGGCAACCGCCTGCGCTTCACCCAGCCGAAGGGCTGA
- a CDS encoding helix-turn-helix domain-containing protein: protein MSRAVEESNRRMLRARDAMDRDYAQPLDVPALARIAHVSQAHFARTFRATFGETPHRYLQRRRVERAMFLLRESGRSVTDVCFEVGFASPGTFSRTFREIVGRTPRAYRREAVAAGVPTCFTMAWMRPSA, encoded by the coding sequence GTGAGCCGCGCCGTGGAGGAGAGCAACCGCCGGATGCTGCGGGCCCGGGACGCCATGGACCGCGACTACGCGCAGCCACTGGACGTCCCGGCCCTGGCCCGGATCGCCCATGTGTCGCAGGCGCACTTCGCGCGGACCTTCCGGGCCACCTTCGGCGAGACGCCGCACCGCTACCTGCAGCGCCGCCGCGTCGAGCGGGCGATGTTCCTGCTGCGGGAGAGCGGCCGCAGTGTGACGGACGTCTGCTTCGAGGTCGGGTTCGCCAGCCCGGGGACCTTCAGCCGTACGTTCCGCGAGATCGTCGGCCGCACGCCGAGGGCCTACCGCAGGGAGGCGGTCGCCGCGGGCGTGCCGACCTGTTTCACGATGGCCTGGATGCGGCCCAGCGCCTGA
- the cutA gene encoding divalent-cation tolerance protein CutA, whose amino-acid sequence MTNHALIVVTTTHDTEVRAQALASAVVRERLAACAQLYPVGSVYRWDGELRTESEWRIDFKTRAELGDRLAEFIAEHHTYDTPEIVGVPVVTGSAAYLDWVNAATAH is encoded by the coding sequence ATGACGAACCATGCCCTCATCGTGGTCACCACCACCCATGACACCGAGGTCCGGGCCCAAGCGCTGGCCTCCGCCGTGGTGCGCGAGCGGCTGGCCGCCTGCGCCCAGCTCTACCCGGTCGGCTCGGTCTACCGGTGGGACGGCGAGCTCAGAACGGAGTCCGAGTGGCGGATCGACTTCAAGACCCGGGCCGAGCTCGGTGACCGGTTGGCCGAGTTCATCGCGGAACACCACACCTACGACACCCCGGAGATCGTCGGGGTGCCCGTGGTCACGGGCAGCGCCGCCTACCTGGACTGGGTGAACGCCGCGACGGCGCACTGA
- a CDS encoding NCS2 family permease, whose product MTPKTPNGALDRFFKISERGSSLPREIRGGVATFFTMAYILVLNPIILSSAVDMNGAHLDGKQLVTATALTAALTTLLMGVIGNVPIALAAGLGVNTIVALQLAPRMTWPDAMGMVVLAGFAIMLLVATGLRERVMNAVPLGLRKAIAIGIGLFIALVGLVDSGFVSRIPDAAHTTVPLQLGSNGHLNGWPVLVFILGLLLTLVLLVRKVPGAILISIVVMTGVALVIDKVADIPAMNWGLTVPAWPGNPVAAPDFGLLGKVSLFGGFDKVGILTGILFVFTVLMSCFFDAMGTILGVADEAHLLDENGDLPGINKILMVDGIATAAGGATSSSANTCFVESTAGVGEGARTGFASIVTGLLFVVALFLTPLATMVPAQAATPALVTVGFLILANSIREIDWSDYTIAIPAFLTMVMMPFTYSITNGLGIGFITFCVLRVAVGRGRSVPVAMYVVAAVFAFYYLMPALGLL is encoded by the coding sequence ATGACGCCGAAGACCCCCAACGGCGCCCTCGACCGCTTCTTCAAGATCTCCGAGCGCGGCTCCAGCCTGCCCCGCGAGATCCGCGGCGGTGTCGCCACCTTCTTCACGATGGCGTACATCCTCGTCCTGAACCCGATCATCCTCTCCAGTGCCGTCGACATGAACGGCGCGCACCTGGACGGCAAGCAGCTGGTCACCGCCACCGCGCTGACGGCCGCGCTCACCACCCTCCTGATGGGTGTGATCGGCAACGTCCCGATCGCCCTGGCCGCCGGCCTCGGCGTCAACACCATCGTCGCCCTGCAGCTCGCCCCCCGGATGACCTGGCCGGACGCGATGGGGATGGTCGTGCTGGCCGGCTTCGCGATCATGCTGCTGGTGGCCACCGGCCTGCGCGAACGCGTCATGAACGCCGTACCGCTCGGCCTGCGCAAGGCCATCGCCATCGGCATCGGCCTCTTCATCGCCCTGGTCGGCCTGGTCGACTCCGGCTTCGTCAGCCGCATCCCGGACGCCGCGCACACCACCGTTCCGCTCCAGCTCGGCAGCAACGGGCACCTCAACGGCTGGCCCGTCCTGGTCTTCATCCTCGGCCTGCTGCTGACCCTGGTCCTGCTGGTGCGCAAGGTGCCCGGCGCGATCCTGATCAGCATCGTCGTGATGACCGGCGTCGCCCTGGTGATCGACAAGGTCGCGGACATCCCCGCGATGAACTGGGGCCTGACCGTCCCGGCGTGGCCCGGCAACCCGGTCGCCGCCCCGGACTTCGGCCTGCTCGGCAAGGTCAGCCTGTTCGGCGGCTTCGACAAGGTCGGCATCCTGACCGGCATCCTGTTCGTCTTCACCGTGCTGATGAGCTGCTTCTTCGACGCGATGGGCACCATCCTGGGCGTCGCCGACGAGGCCCACCTGCTGGACGAGAACGGCGACCTGCCGGGCATCAACAAGATCCTGATGGTCGACGGCATCGCCACCGCCGCCGGCGGCGCCACCTCGTCCTCCGCCAACACCTGCTTCGTCGAGTCCACCGCCGGCGTCGGCGAGGGCGCCCGCACCGGCTTCGCCTCGATCGTCACCGGCCTGCTGTTCGTGGTGGCGCTGTTCCTCACGCCGCTGGCCACCATGGTCCCGGCCCAGGCCGCCACGCCGGCCCTGGTCACCGTCGGTTTCCTGATCCTCGCGAACTCCATCCGCGAGATCGACTGGAGCGACTACACCATCGCCATCCCGGCGTTCCTCACCATGGTGATGATGCCGTTCACGTACTCCATCACCAACGGCCTGGGCATCGGGTTCATCACCTTCTGCGTCCTGCGGGTCGCGGTCGGCCGCGGCCGGTCGGTGCCGGTGGCGATGTACGTCGTCGCCGCCGTCTTCGCCTTCTACTACCTGATGCCGGCGCTCGGGCTGCTCTGA
- a CDS encoding DUF2530 domain-containing protein, with protein sequence MPKTPLRPSPPPLEANDVAIVGGGTVLWFVAFLALLPFHGAMARHGRGDWQWICLAGAGLGLIGLWYCRARRDAIARDRAASAAGGGAGAEDGADGGTSPGDGADGASATRSD encoded by the coding sequence ATGCCGAAGACCCCGCTGCGCCCCTCGCCCCCACCCCTGGAGGCCAACGACGTCGCCATCGTCGGCGGCGGGACGGTGCTGTGGTTCGTCGCCTTCCTGGCCCTGCTCCCCTTCCACGGCGCCATGGCCCGCCACGGCCGCGGCGACTGGCAGTGGATCTGCCTCGCCGGCGCCGGCCTGGGGCTGATCGGCCTCTGGTACTGCCGGGCCCGGCGCGACGCCATCGCCCGGGATCGCGCGGCGTCCGCGGCGGGCGGCGGAGCCGGCGCCGAGGACGGCGCGGACGGCGGCACCTCCCCCGGCGACGGGGCCGACGGGGCCTCCGCCACCCGGTCGGACTGA